From the genome of Triticum aestivum cultivar Chinese Spring chromosome 1A, IWGSC CS RefSeq v2.1, whole genome shotgun sequence:
GATGCCTCGTCCTCGTCCGCCGCGGCGTCGCCCGTGCCCGGCCTCGACGCCGACGCCATCAATGGGCTGCTCGTCACGCTCTACAgcccgcccgcctcctcgccggcgcgcTCCCCTTCTCGGCACAAGGGCgacggtggagacgaggaggaGCAGGCGGCGGCTGTGGAGTGCTCGATCTGCATCAGCGCGCTGGTGGCCGGGGACAAGGTGAAGGCGCTCCCTCCCTGCGGCCACTGCTTCCACCCGGAGTGCGTCGACGCCTGGCTCCGCTCCCAGCCCAGCTGCCCGCTCTGCCGCAcgctcctcctccccgccgccg
Proteins encoded in this window:
- the LOC123059803 gene encoding RING-H2 finger protein ATL66; the protein is MAAQEGAAGTTNQVERVRYGDVDDSNFALRGRAVPLLAGLLALLVAFVAVCLYLRWACGRRRARRDADRDASSSSAAASPVPGLDADAINGLLVTLYSPPASSPARSPSRHKGDGGDEEEQAAAVECSICISALVAGDKVKALPPCGHCFHPECVDAWLRSQPSCPLCRTLLLPAAAVTKPVDVVNGGDPPPV